In Coregonus clupeaformis isolate EN_2021a unplaced genomic scaffold, ASM2061545v1 scaf1003, whole genome shotgun sequence, a single window of DNA contains:
- the LOC123486103 gene encoding uncharacterized protein LOC123486103 isoform X1, translated as MFMECLGGNLKPLSISSGSHNYKIIMACNVTSSKMQDIISKSILIDQGPPERYELVTKKQSLDQDDKLRRWTFGERDPTKVNRTILMVGETGTGKSTLINAMVNYVLGVNQEEKVWFEIVEEEKEEEKRSQTETQTTGVTVYDIFGFEDGRVPYSLTIIDTPGYGDTRGIQVDQLISEKLLELFRSECGVHQIDAVCLVMKASTNRLTFEQKYIFDAVFSLFGKDMKKTIVALITHSDGMEPTNALQALKDSQVPCAKDDSDQYLYFLFNNSQRKSVTSAKATQAKKEELILKTLWDRSEEGMKDFTEFLGGIISQNVMMIEGVLRERKQLEACVSNVRNRIHMIDLKQDEIKQTERALENHKKYMEESKDFSYEVEEKYKGKDPTIQGEATTCTVCEENCHYPGCWWVKDLSWCHKMKNYHCTVCTGKCHYTKHVKVNTMYVLKTRKVTRTYEDLKKKYEINLKAAEEKVHVISRLQSELEQFTLQKAKLVEESYQCVMNLEEKALKAVSLSTAQHLDFLIDKMKETGYTEKVQKLEEMKKRAEEHKGAMSYFRTGLKWGKGLGGKVLNTLKDKLPDI; from the exons ATGTTCATGGAATGCCTAGGTGGAA ATCTTAAACCCCTGTCAATTTCTTCTGGATCACACAACTATAAGATCATCATGGCATGCAA TGTCACATCGTCAAAAATGCAAGACATTATTTCAAAAAGTATCCTTATCGACCAAGGACCTCCTGAACGGTATGAACTAGTAACAAAGAAACAGAGTCTGGACCAGGATGATAAACTCAGAAGATGGACCTTTGGAGAGAGAGATCCCACCAAGGTCAACAGAACCATTCTGATGGTGGGAGAAACAGGCACAGGGAAGTCAACTCTGATCAATGCCATGGTCAATTATGTCCTGGGCGTAAATCAGGAGGAAAAAGTCTGGTTTGAGATTGTGGaggaggaaaaagaggaggaAAAAAGAAGTCAGACTGAAACTCAAACTACAGGGGTCACTGTTTATGATATCTTTGGGTTTGAGGACGGGCGAGTCCCCTACTCTCTCACCATCATCGACACTCCTGGGTATGGAGACACCAGAGGGATTCAAGTCGACCAACTGATCTCTGAAAAATTGTTGGAGTTGTTTAGATCTGAATGTGGAGTCCATCAAATTGATGCTGTATGTTTAGTGATGAAGGCAAGTACAAATCGACTCACCTTTGAACAGAAGTACATATTTGATGCAGTTTTTTCTTTATTTGGCAAAGACATGAAGAAGACCATTGTGGCCCTCATTACACACTCAGATGGTATGGAACCTACCAATGCTCTGCAGGCCTTAAAAGATTCTCAAGTCCCCTGTGCAAAAGATGACAGCGATCAATACCtttatttcctattcaacaactCTCAAAGAAAGAGTGTTACCTCTGCAAAAGCAACTCAGGCCAAGAAAGAAGAACTTATCTTGAAGACTTTATGGGACCGATCAGAAGAGGGCATGAAGGATTTCACAGAATTCCTGGGTGGAATAATATCTCAAAATGTAATGATGATTGAAGGCGTTCTGAGAGAGCGCAAACAACTGGAGGCGTGTGTCAGCAACGTGCGCAATCGGATCCACATGATTGATCTGAAACAGGATGAAATCAAGCAGACTGAAAGAGCCCTGGAGAATCACAAGAAATACATGGAGGAAAGCAAGGACTTTTCTTATGAAGTTGAAGAGAAATACAAAGGAAAGGATCCTACAATACAAGGGGAGGCTACCACCTGCACAGTGTGTGAGGAGAACTGTCACTATCCAGGCTGCTGGTGGGTCAAAGATCTCTCATGGTGCCATAAGATGAAGAACTACCACTGCACTGTGTGTACTGGCAAATGTCACTACACCAAGCATGTCAAAGTAAATACAATGTATGTTCTCAAGACCAGGAAGGTCACAAGGACATATGAAGATTTGAAAAAGAAGTATGAAATCAATTTGAAAGCAGCTGAGGAGAAAGTGCATGTGATCAGCAGACTTCAGTCAGAGTTGGAGCAGTTCACACTACAGAAGGCCAAACTG GTGGAGGAATCCTACCAGTGTGTCATGAACCTGGAAGAGAAAGCCCTAAAGGCCGTCTCACTGTCCACTGCTCAGCATCTGGACTTCCTGATTGACAAGATGAAGGAGACAGGATACACAGAGAAGGTTCAGAAACTGGAGGAGATGAAGAAGAGAGCTGAGGAACACAAGGGAGCAATGAGTTACTTCAGAACTGGATTGAAATGGGGTAAAGGGTTAGGAGGTAAAGTATTGAATACTTTAAAAGATAAGCTGCCAGACATATAA
- the LOC123486103 gene encoding uncharacterized protein LOC123486103 isoform X2, protein MFMECLGGNLKPLSISSGSHNYKIIMACNVTSSKMQDIISKSILIDQGPPERYELVTKKQSLDQDDKLRRWTFGERDPTKVNRTILMVGETGTGKSTLINAMVNYVLGVNQEEKVWFEIVEEEKEEEKRSQTETQTTGVTVYDIFGFEDGRVPYSLTIIDTPGYGDTRGIQVDQLISEKLLELFRSECGVHQIDAVCLVMKASTNRLTFEQKYIFDAVFSLFGKDMKKTIVALITHSDGMEPTNALQALKDSQVPCAKDDSDQYLYFLFNNSQRKSVTSAKATQAKKEELILKTLWDRSEEGMKDFTEFLGGIISQNVMMIEGVLRERKQLEACVSNVRNRIHMIDLKQDEIKQTERALENHKKYMEESKDFSYEVEEKYKGKDPTIQGEATTCTVCEENCHYPGCWWVKDLSWCHKMKNYHCTVCTGKCHYTKHVKVNTMYVLKTRKVTRTYEDLKKKYEINLKAAEEKVHVISRLQSELEQFTLQKAKLVEESYQCVMNLEEKALKAVSLSTAQHLDFLIDKMKETGNTEKVQKLEEMKKRAEEHKGALDYFKAGVSEGWNSSWGK, encoded by the exons ATGTTCATGGAATGCCTAGGTGGAA ATCTTAAACCCCTGTCAATTTCTTCTGGATCACACAACTATAAGATCATCATGGCATGCAA TGTCACATCGTCAAAAATGCAAGACATTATTTCAAAAAGTATCCTTATCGACCAAGGACCTCCTGAACGGTATGAACTAGTAACAAAGAAACAGAGTCTGGACCAGGATGATAAACTCAGAAGATGGACCTTTGGAGAGAGAGATCCCACCAAGGTCAACAGAACCATTCTGATGGTGGGAGAAACAGGCACAGGGAAGTCAACTCTGATCAATGCCATGGTCAATTATGTCCTGGGCGTAAATCAGGAGGAAAAAGTCTGGTTTGAGATTGTGGaggaggaaaaagaggaggaAAAAAGAAGTCAGACTGAAACTCAAACTACAGGGGTCACTGTTTATGATATCTTTGGGTTTGAGGACGGGCGAGTCCCCTACTCTCTCACCATCATCGACACTCCTGGGTATGGAGACACCAGAGGGATTCAAGTCGACCAACTGATCTCTGAAAAATTGTTGGAGTTGTTTAGATCTGAATGTGGAGTCCATCAAATTGATGCTGTATGTTTAGTGATGAAGGCAAGTACAAATCGACTCACCTTTGAACAGAAGTACATATTTGATGCAGTTTTTTCTTTATTTGGCAAAGACATGAAGAAGACCATTGTGGCCCTCATTACACACTCAGATGGTATGGAACCTACCAATGCTCTGCAGGCCTTAAAAGATTCTCAAGTCCCCTGTGCAAAAGATGACAGCGATCAATACCtttatttcctattcaacaactCTCAAAGAAAGAGTGTTACCTCTGCAAAAGCAACTCAGGCCAAGAAAGAAGAACTTATCTTGAAGACTTTATGGGACCGATCAGAAGAGGGCATGAAGGATTTCACAGAATTCCTGGGTGGAATAATATCTCAAAATGTAATGATGATTGAAGGCGTTCTGAGAGAGCGCAAACAACTGGAGGCGTGTGTCAGCAACGTGCGCAATCGGATCCACATGATTGATCTGAAACAGGATGAAATCAAGCAGACTGAAAGAGCCCTGGAGAATCACAAGAAATACATGGAGGAAAGCAAGGACTTTTCTTATGAAGTTGAAGAGAAATACAAAGGAAAGGATCCTACAATACAAGGGGAGGCTACCACCTGCACAGTGTGTGAGGAGAACTGTCACTATCCAGGCTGCTGGTGGGTCAAAGATCTCTCATGGTGCCATAAGATGAAGAACTACCACTGCACTGTGTGTACTGGCAAATGTCACTACACCAAGCATGTCAAAGTAAATACAATGTATGTTCTCAAGACCAGGAAGGTCACAAGGACATATGAAGATTTGAAAAAGAAGTATGAAATCAATTTGAAAGCAGCTGAGGAGAAAGTGCATGTGATCAGCAGACTTCAGTCAGAGTTGGAGCAGTTCACACTACAGAAGGCCAAACTGGTGGAGGAATCCTACCAGTGTGTCATGAACCTGGAAGAGAAAGCCCTAAAGGCCGTCTCACTGTCCACTGCTCAGCACCTGGACTTCCTGATTGACAAGATGAAGGAGACAGGAAACACAGAGAAGGTTCAGAAACTGGAGGAGATGAAGAAGAGAGCTGAGGAACACAAGGGAGCTTTAGATTACTTTAAAGCTGGTGTGAGTGAAGGGTGGAATAGTTCCTGGGGAAAGTAA